ACAGCCGACATTTCAAGAGTCGAAAGAGGCGAAAACGGTACTGTGTCCTGTTTCGATTCTGTGGGAAGGCATGAAATAACCGTCGAGGGACACAAAGTCCTTGGAAGTGCCCAGTTCAGAAAATCCGGTTATCTTCTTCAGCAGGGCACACTCGTCTACAGAAAACTTCCCTCCGAACTCGAAACGATACTAAACTTTAAAAGCGTTTCAATAGAAGAGGCGACAGACCGCATTCCCTTCTGGGAGGAGACCGCTGATAAAATGTTCGAATCCGTCGCCGGTTTGTTTGACGGAATTCCTGACGTCAGGGAACTTGACGAAGAGGAAAAAACCTTTTCGGCGAATGTACTCGCTAAATATGCGGGATTGTCAAGCTTTAACCATGGGGAACTTGAAAAATAAAAACCGCATTGATTTAAGAATGATTTCATTGTATAAAATATTCTACATCTTCAGGTTCTATAAGGAGGCAAAATGGCTATTCAATGCAATATTACTGACGCGAGCCCCAGTGAATTGCTTTTTTTCCTTTCGCATTTCAAAAAAACGGGAACTTTAAAACTCCAGAGCAAAAACAGCGAAGGAGAGATTTTTATCAAATCCGGCAGAATAGTTCACGCAGTGAACAAGGACGTTGTCGGATTGGAAGCGCTTTACAACCTCGCCATGATACAGGATGGCCAAATAAGTTTTTTTCAGGACGAGGTTCCCGCGTCAGAGACTATTGCTGAAGAATCCCTGCAGGTTATCAGCGAAGCAGAGAGAAGAAGAGCCGAACTTGCCGATCTTATGAAAAGAGTGCCTCCTCTTGAAACGGTCCTTCAGAGAGCGATTAAGCTTTCCATCGACGAAGATGTCACTCTGAGAAAGAGCGACTGGAAAGTTTTTGTCATGACGGACGGAAAAGCTCCTCT
This portion of the candidate division WOR-3 bacterium genome encodes:
- a CDS encoding DUF4388 domain-containing protein, producing the protein MAIQCNITDASPSELLFFLSHFKKTGTLKLQSKNSEGEIFIKSGRIVHAVNKDVVGLEALYNLAMIQDGQISFFQDEVPASETIAEESLQVISEAERRRAELADLMKRVPPLETVLQRAIKLSIDEDVTLRKSDWKVFVMTDGKAPLRKIIETSNIGMLEVYSSITWLLEKNYIVDPVAAIRELKTSLFKLNELVKEFGEGGVGVPAWISFLKEQVKKYDPDDSKLGPFLTWNSDSLQIQEQNVTPKNGAVLNEFLQKLITIILEKAVNDYGRIIAKRKYDQVVKRIS